A window of Syntrophobacterales bacterium genomic DNA:
TGCCGTGCCCCCATCCTTTTTTTACCGGATATTCTTCACTGGTGTATGCGGAATCGGCAATAATGACATCGGCGCCCCTTATGAAATCGTGAAGGAAAGCGTTTTTATGCTGGATAATTTGGTTATATTCTTCATATGAGTCGTCTTCAGGACTGTAAATATTGAACAATTCTTCATTGTTGCCGGTGAAAAAAACCTTTTTCCCATTGCTCTCAATAAGATATCCGAAATTAAGGGCGGTGTGGTTCGTTATTATGCCTGTAACCAGAGTTGACCCAATTTCTGTTGCTTGCCGTTCGCGAAGTGATTTGTATTGTATATCAGCGGCAAGTTCGGCTTCTCTGACGGGGAAGTAGCAGTACGCCATTTGATCGCGCAGCACATCCCCGATATCTTTTTGCAGCAGGGGATCAAATGCTCCGTAGATTCGGACATTGTTGCCGGATATAAAAAGCGGAAGGAAAAAGGGAAGACCCTGGATATGATCCCAGTGTGTATGGGTGATAAATATATGACAGGTAAGGGGCATTGCGCTTAGAAGCTGCTGAGACAGGGGATATATCCCCGTGCCCGCATCAAGGATGATTGTCTGCCCGCTGTCGGTTTTTACCTCGATGCAGGTTGTGTTGCCACCGTATCTGACGGTTTTTGCCCCTGGCGAAGGCATCGAACCGCGCACCCCCCAGAATCGTATTTTCAAATTCCCTATCCCCCTCTTCTTGCAGAAAAGTTGATTCCCTGCTGCCGATCCGCCTGTGCGGTTGCAAGACAAAGGCAATCTTCCCCGGCTACTGCCGCAAAAAAGATTTGTCTAAAGATGCAGTTACATCTCCCAAAGATAATATGACATTCTCCATGCCTTCAGCTCCCAAAAGGGCATAAATTTCAGCGGGGAGCTCCTGAACAATGTTATCGCCGCTGTATTACATCCACCACCTCCCGGGGTGGGCAATTTATGCCGGATGTTAAATCCATGAGCCCTTGAACGCTTTGCGGAAAAGCGGGCATTTTTTCAATCAGTGTGAGTAGATCCATTTTTGTCTGCTATACCTGCGTTATTTTGAATCTTTTTAATTTTTCCACCAGGGTCGTTCTGTTTATTCCCAAAAGGGTTGCCGCTCTGCTCCTGACTCCGTCGGTTTTCTTTAGAGCCCTGCAGAGCAAATCCTTTTCAAAATCTTCAACTGCCTTGTTTAAATCAATGCCTTCCTT
This region includes:
- a CDS encoding MBL fold metallo-hydrolase, whose translation is MKIRFWGVRGSMPSPGAKTVRYGGNTTCIEVKTDSGQTIILDAGTGIYPLSQQLLSAMPLTCHIFITHTHWDHIQGLPFFLPLFISGNNVRIYGAFDPLLQKDIGDVLRDQMAYCYFPVREAELAADIQYKSLRERQATEIGSTLVTGIITNHTALNFGYLIESNGKKVFFTGNNEELFNIYSPEDDSYEEYNQIIQHKNAFLHDFIRGADVIIADSAYTSEEYPVKKGWGHGTYEYCIEMAKKAEVPSLYFTHHEPLRSDDELDRIKKQLEERFSPSPGTPILYMAYEGLEINL